The Raphanus sativus cultivar WK10039 chromosome 2, ASM80110v3, whole genome shotgun sequence DNA segment AACATTATCAGCCGTGTTCTCTTTCCCGTTAGCAAGATCAGTCTTGTCAGCGTCATCTTCCATCTTATGATTCCCATTGGAGTGACCATTAGTCATCATCAAGCTACCGACTTTATCTTTATTCCCATCTCCATCATCCTTCTTCGATCCACCACTCTTCTTTCCTCCATCAAGACCAGACTTTGACACCTGCCCTTGCTTCTTAACACTGCTCACAGGCTTCACCTTCCTCAGCTCCTCCCCACGGGCCTCAGCTTCCTCCCTAAGCTGCCTAAACTCTCATCGAAATCATCGTAACTCATCCGTTTAGGATCATAGATCTCGGAGAAGCTCTCCTTGACCATGGAAAGCAGGTCGTCCACGTAGAGCAGGTGGAGGATCCGCTGATAGACGGCGACGAAGACGAGGCCGAGGTCGTTGTGGAAGGTCCACTTGAGAGTGTAGGACTCGTAGTTGAAGGAGACTTCGCCGGATCGCTCCTCGAGGAGACAGGAGCGGATCAGAGTGTCGATGGGTGAGCCTTTGAGAGCGTTGCCGAGCTCCTTGCATGTCCAGAGGATTAGTCCTCCTCGTGTGAAGATCAATAGCTGTTCTAACATTCTTCGATTCTTCAATTCCGTGCCCTAATCAAATTGAACAAATCAAATAACATGGAAACAATCGAGAAACGGATCTGATCTAGTCAATGAAGCAATCATATTCACGGATCAGGAAATCGAATAGAAGATAAGAGATCTCGTGTTTCGATTCGAAATTGACAAACACAAGTAAGAGGATTTCGCGGGAGGAAACTAACGAATCGCAGAGGAGGATCCGAACCTTTGATTCCTGTTTGCTTTCTTGGGTGCAATTTGCCCAAAGCGaataagaaagataataacTTTACAGAgcgcgagagagagagacgacgacgaaaaaaaaaaattaaacgtGAGAATTATGTTCCGCTAATTGATTTCTGTTATATATAAgggttaatattttttttcctggGGTAGGAGACTATTTTTTGTTGGTCAAAGGTCTAGGAGTATAAATTTGAGTATTTCtattgatttatttaatttttttatcgaAATTATTTCtgtcattataatttttttcatcaaatGTAAAACcaggatatatttatattaaattgataagaattttttaaaatttgataaattcacACCAGTATCTCTTATTTGAggaattttaatatattttaggtGTGGatttttactgtttttatttgaaatattcattaatttaatataaaaaattccgGTGTGTTATATTTAGAGAGACTTTCATTAATCATACTCTTAGTTGGAATATGAATATTTAGAAAGAGAAAAATGCAAATCTGAATATTGTAAGCTTGAAATCCCAGTTTCAGACACGAACTACAAATTTTGTTTAggtaagaaaaaataagaataaaacaaacaaaacaaaatgaaagtGGAACCGCACTTGGCTTCTCGGAAGCCGGTGTCATGGTCACGGACGGCGTCGATGTCCCCATTGACTGCGAGTAAACGACACACGACACGAACGCGGCAATTTTTGATGCATGATTCTGTTCTTTTGTACTAAAAGGtaagttatattttatactGGGCCATCAAAGCCATTGGTTAGATGAGCAAACCCAAGGAGACAAACAAttaagggaaaattgccaaaacggaacaaaaattcagcatggttgtccttatagtataaaactatcatttagttgtccttttagtataatttctttcataatcccaaaactaacccttgattaatctaattaaacacattaaattaatagaatttaaaaaaaataataattaaaacatttaaaaagggaaaataaaaaataaaaacttatattttttttaataaaaataaattttgtaaaacttaataaataaaaaaataatttacaaattttttaaataaaaaacgttaaatcaacctaataaaaaacagttaacaaatttatattttttataaaagtttaaaatgtgtaaactttttaattttatcaaaattttaatgaaaaaaattaaatgtatttttataaagtttgtttaaactttttattaaaaactttttgtaaggtttattttattttataaaatttacaaattttatatagtttgtgtaaagttttattaaacacagtaaactaaaagaatttaaaaaataataattaaaaacgttttaaaaagggaaaataaaataaaacttttaaaattttatttaataaaaataaactttgtaaaaataaaataatttacaaattttttaataaaaacgttaaataaacttattaaaaacattttacaaagctttatttttataaaaagttaaaactttttaaataaaattgtaattaataaaaaaattaaaaaatttataaaaaaaataaaaatttacaaaaaaataataaaaaactttaaactaactttaaaaaaagaaacattttacaaagttttattttttataaaaagtttaaaacgtttgtaaccattttaattttatcaaactttttaataaaaatataaattttaaaaatgtttttaataaaaataaaatttgtaaactttataaagtaaaaataaaattttacaaaaaaatgcacctaatttcaaaacaccacatgttgtatagatatgtatcatagtgaacaagagtttgtgaaaaaaaaacaaaagaaaactatggaaaaaccatagattaatgaataagacaagggaaaatcatttttttaaaaaaatttgacaagcaaaatcgaaaataacacgttttaggaagttagaatatttttagaagatttttagaatatttccataactgaaattttcattaattttcgcaaaaatcaggtaatcttatccgtagaaggcgcattctaaaagtttagaacattgacaaaaatccagaacacgcattctacttttagtagacggaagagtacattttagaaaacacattccgcgaaatttagaatacttaataaaagtagaagatgcttccagacgaaaagtagatagctttaggattagtagaatgcgcattccacttttttagaaaattagtaaacagtagaatgtacgttctaaaaatagtagatgaccatgtttattttagaaaacgctttctactataccattttccgtagaaggcacattctacctttagtggaacgtattttcaaattcttatttatcaactttttgaaaacaaaaaaaatatcagcatgtgtatattggtgttttattaattgtttgtatttttaatattttttttgattcacaaaagtatttatttcattagttttcagaaatagaaagggtaaaaaggagaaaaattggacaaaaaatgatttataccaaagggacaacacccttgtttttttgttctctattagCAATTTTCCCAATTAATATCACACTTACAAATATTTGGGCTCTAGCAACTTGGGCATTTTGGCTTTTGCTTTCGgctcaaactttttttttgctcttaACTTGTCAACAAAAAATTTATTTCTCAAACACTTTTTTATTAGTAagcatttttaacaaaaaaaattaatgatttctAAGGGTATAATGGTAAGTCTCACAGGATGGGTCCAATTCATACACACATACACACCAAGAGCAGTCATCTCTCATTTCAGTTTCCTCCTCCAtagttttcttctccttctgtttcttttcttatttcccAATTCTTTAATTTTTGATGTCTCTCTCAACTCAAGACCCCATCTCTTCTAATTATCAATCTACAAAATTTCATTTCTTTATCTCTTCTTCAATGACCCATCCATATGtgctttttaaaattcaaatctccACCAATCATCAAACCCACCACACACAAAGACATAAACctataattatcataaaatataaacacaATAAAGAAAGAACCTTTTTCCTGTTAATTAGTCAGCAATTCAATGCCCCCTTCTGCAACTTTCCAAAAAGAcataacataaaagaaaatatttttttttccttcctcTTCCTTTACCCATCTTCATGACTACGCCTAGTTTTCTGTTTGCTTGTCTGGTCTGTCTCATAGACTCATCtcaaccaaaaagaaaaaaaaaaggaaaattcaaaaaatttaatttacaaatttcaaTCTAAGAAATTGTAATGATGTGGTGGCTTCTGCTTTGTGGGTTCATAAGTCATTGGTCAAGAAGAGAGTTTCATACAAGGAATAAGACTCTTCCTCCTACATTTAAACCTAATCCCCTTTTCCCCTTCTCTCTCtacctttttcttcttcttcttcttcttcttcttccgtaTCTGCGATTCTCTGATCGGATCCGATGAAGGAGATCACTGATTCCGTCGATCCCAGGATCATGTTCAAGCATCAATCCCTTATGCAGGATTATCACGACTTGCAAAAGGTAATTAGGGTTCCCCTCTTCAATTGTCTCTGGATCCGGCGATTTTGAATTGTTGGGTTTGATTCTGATGGAGCAAATATAAGATAAAGCtttcaacttttctttttttgtattctCAGGAAACAGAGTTTAAGATGAGGAAGTTGGAGATGATGAAACAGAGACGATCAAACCTTGACGCAGAAGTTAGGTATATTGATGaatctctctcatcttcttgTCAGTTTTTTACATGATTCAACCACACTCCAACGTTTAATTGGCTTACTGAGTGTGTGTTTTGATTAAAAAACGGGTAGGTTCTTGAGACGTAGATACAAACACTTGAAGCAAGACCAAACTCTTGAAACATCTCCCGACATGTTGAAGGTGCCTAGTAAACAGAGTGGCAAAAGAAAGAAGTACTCTGCTCCTAGACACAAGGATACAATTTGCAATGAGAAGAAGGAAGCATTGGCGGCGTTATTAGATAATGCAAATTGTGAATTGGACAATAAGAATCCGAAAAGGACGAGAGGGAACGAGGTTCTGTCAAACACCACTCCTCTTCCTGATCTTAATGGAGATGGGAGGAGCACTGACAAATTCCCCACGGGGTTTGACCTAAACCAGATCTCGGTAAAAGCCACAACAACTTGTCATGTTTGGCTCTTCCTTTTCTTGAGAATTGAGAAACTGAACAGAACttgattttgtgtgtgtgtgtttgcatGTTTGATTgtagagagaagaagaggaaccGGAAGCGAATGGTGGACAAGTGCTCGCTGAGGCAACAAAGAAGGAAGTGCTTGGTGATGGAATCGATGATCTACGTGGTGGAATGAAGTTGCCGATATGCAGAGACGTGGAGAAAGAGTTGAACAGAACAGCAGTGAAGAGGAAGGTTTCATGGCAAGATCCAGTGGCTTTGAGTGTTTGAGAAGGGATTTAAGTAAGAATATCAAGTAGGATTCTGAGATATTGTGATTTACCCCAATATGCACATATGCTTTAAAGGGTTTTTATATATGCACAGGTGTAGTAGATATATGAAGATTTGATCAGTTTGaaatcataattttcatatGTTCCAACATCCAATTTGGTGATTACAGAATCTCATTTTATGTGGTGAATGTTCTTTTACTCGCTCTCTTCATATGCCATAACAAATCTGCCTGCAATTTCTGTATCTAACTAAAACAGTGTTATTGAACTAGgtgttttaaaatgtaatttaaaatttattgttgtcaataatatttttagcaataattttttagattttttgtaaGTTCAAGGTGGTTTGTTCGAATTTCTTGATTGTAAAAACAAATCTGAATGTTATAGTTTTAGATgaaattgataatattttaacaaatgatTTGATCTGTTTTACTTGATATAGCCAACTTTATTTTTCACATCAACGTTGATAACCAGAAAGACTTGTTGGACATTGATACCACGAGACAAGAGACCAGTAATGATGAGGACGCACGAAGATCATACTTGAACTCCTACATGATCATGTCTCTTGTGTTCTGGTCCTTGTTTCCGTGAGCCGCTTAGACTATGTGGTCAcagcttttttcttttgtgtgagTCACAAAGAATTTGTTGAAATTTTGACTGACTATATACACACTAATTTGAAGCGATGAATTGATTGAGAGCTTATGGCTCGGCTAGTGATGAATCTTAGGAGAGTCACTCCACCATGCATGAAAGACTGAAAGAGGGAAAAAAAACCCACAACATTTCGTTATTCATTGGTAAAATTCCGTTTAAGAAGGAAAATTATTAGCTTTTATTGGTGACATGTTGAATTAGAATTGAAAGAAATAActcaaaattataaatcaagCATAACACATcataaatcaaacatcaaactcaagaaaataaaactacTTGGTGATTGGTAACATTTTTGAGTTATCCTTCTAACTCAAAACTAATCAAGTGTAACATTGTTAATAGAGGGAAGCAATTGATTGTAGAGAAGCAACAGccttagatttttttaaatcatttttattttgaattctCTCCAAATAACACGTTTAGATGTGAATAACAATGAATttgatacatattttataaactgtAAATAAATTAATCGGAGATCATAAAtgattttacataaattttacgTTCGACAACGCAtaactttaaatgtttttcaaaattattttctgaataacaagatattttgaaaatcttgTAAAACGTCTCGTCCAGTTCATCtcatttaatttatgttttaaatgaCCTAGAAATGGCTAAGCTCAAATAGCTGGAGAGTTTAAAAGACTAAACAAAGACTAAACCACAAAGCTCTCTCCCTAAAGGAAGTCAGCGACCACGGAAACGCGGAGTAGGTTTCTTAATAGAAAAGGTAAATCAAGAAACAAGAATTCcgaaacttaatatatatatatatagactccGCTTTATTACACATAATTTGATCGGTTCTTCGTGGTAAGATATTCATTGCAAACATATTCAATCACTAGGATCTAACAATCTTCAATTCGTTCTCAATCAGATGGGATCTAGAGTCCTCCCTGACTGGACAGAGTTGACTCCAGAATGTCTCCTCGACATCTTCTCACGTCTGAGCATTGGTCAACGATGGAACGGACCGATGCTGGTCTGCAAAACATGGACGAAGCTATGCCAAGAACCGTCCCTCAACACTCTCTTGGACCTCGAAGGTGAGTTTCTGTCTTCCGAAGATTCAAACCACTGGTGGAGTTCCGAATTTGAGGAAAAGGTTGACTCAACCATCCGGTCTGTTGTGGACAAGAGCAATGGCGGTCTCAAGGAGATTCGAGTCAGGCATTGTACAGATCAATCTCTCTCCTACGTGGCCGAAAGGTACACACCTTTCTGTTTGATTGGTTCAGTTGAGGTTAATCGCAGAAGTTTGATCAAATCTTGATTTGCAGATGTCCTAATCTTGAAGTACTTGGGGCTACGTATAGCCCAAAGGTTACTGTTCAGTCCATGAGGAAGATAGCATTAAACTGC contains these protein-coding regions:
- the LOC130508169 gene encoding uncharacterized protein LOC130508169, which codes for MKEITDSVDPRIMFKHQSLMQDYHDLQKETEFKMRKLEMMKQRRSNLDAEVRFLRRRYKHLKQDQTLETSPDMLKVPSKQSGKRKKYSAPRHKDTICNEKKEALAALLDNANCELDNKNPKRTRGNEVLSNTTPLPDLNGDGRSTDKFPTGFDLNQISREEEEPEANGGQVLAEATKKEVLGDGIDDLRGGMKLPICRDVEKELNRTAVKRKVSWQDPVALSV
- the LOC108840373 gene encoding putative F-box/LRR-repeat protein 19; translation: MGSRVLPDWTELTPECLLDIFSRLSIGQRWNGPMLVCKTWTKLCQEPSLNTLLDLEGEFLSSEDSNHWWSSEFEEKVDSTIRSVVDKSNGGLKEIRVRHCTDQSLSYVAERCPNLEVLGATYSPKVTVQSMRKIALNCTKLKELDISCSYLISGYCIELVGTNCKNIHILKRNLMPPSEIRRLKRQCTYVRQRDLCFETLGNADALSILKHMSQVKHLELRFSTLTDRALSKLCQKCSNLEYLDLFGCSYWTSHCITTSTSTLKNLKEIKLG